The following are encoded in a window of Terriglobia bacterium genomic DNA:
- a CDS encoding MOSC domain-containing protein, producing MWNGTVESIHIASAPERPMEARNQALAIPGVGLEDDRYALRKGTFYKPEPDFELTLIEAEAVEALRRDYEVELAAGDARRNIVTRGVPLNHLVGCEFRIGDVRIRGIRLCEPCEHLQRVTGRQLIKGLRHRGGLRAQILTQGTIHVGDGINV from the coding sequence ATGTGGAACGGAACCGTGGAGTCGATCCACATCGCCTCCGCCCCAGAGCGGCCGATGGAGGCCCGCAATCAGGCCTTGGCGATTCCCGGTGTCGGGCTGGAAGATGACCGTTACGCGCTGCGTAAGGGCACTTTCTACAAGCCCGAGCCGGATTTCGAACTCACGCTGATCGAGGCGGAAGCGGTCGAAGCGCTGCGGCGCGATTACGAAGTCGAACTCGCCGCCGGCGACGCTCGCCGCAACATTGTCACGCGCGGCGTTCCGCTGAATCACCTGGTCGGATGTGAGTTTCGCATCGGCGATGTTCGCATCCGCGGCATCCGATTGTGCGAGCCCTGCGAACACCTGCAGCGGGTGACGGGTCGGCAATTGATCAAAGGCCTTCGCCATCGCGGCGGATTGCGCGCACAGATCCTGACGCAAGGCACAATTCACGTCGGGGATGGAATCAACGTGTAG
- a CDS encoding DinB family protein, producing MGDTTLRELVYGKGAHVDPVACVEDIPAELATRTVEGYPHSIWQIVEHMNFWMEYDLRKVAGENPPYPEKAIESWPAHPEPANEEQWQAATQRFSRLLTRLAALAESDSATLQRIVSDAGSPQSPRQSTVHAMLWQVAAHNSYHAGQIALLRRQLGAWPPRRGGDTW from the coding sequence ATGGGCGACACCACACTCCGCGAGCTGGTGTACGGCAAAGGCGCACACGTGGACCCCGTCGCCTGCGTGGAAGATATCCCGGCGGAACTCGCGACTCGCACCGTCGAGGGCTATCCCCACTCCATCTGGCAGATCGTCGAGCACATGAACTTCTGGATGGAATACGATTTGCGCAAGGTCGCGGGAGAAAACCCGCCGTACCCAGAGAAGGCAATCGAAAGCTGGCCCGCGCATCCTGAGCCAGCAAACGAAGAACAGTGGCAGGCCGCAACTCAGCGATTCAGCCGACTGTTGACGCGGCTTGCCGCGCTGGCGGAGTCCGATTCGGCAACGCTTCAACGAATTGTCAGCGATGCCGGTTCGCCGCAGTCCCCGCGCCAATCCACCGTGCACGCCATGCTGTGGCAGGTGGCTGCCCACAACAGCTACCACGCCGGCCAGATCGCGCTCCTGCGACGACAACTTGGCGCCTGGCCTCCCCGACGGGGCGGCGATACCTGGTAG
- a CDS encoding acetyl ornithine aminotransferase family protein, with protein MTTKTLTIGPKITTALPGPNAKRILAGDDKYISPSYTRSYPMVAKRGRGIVVEDVDGNEFFDFSAGIAVTSTGHCHPDVVAAIQQQAGELIHMSGTDFYYESMVTLAERLSKIAPMPGPHKIYYGNSGTEAVECALKLARYHTKRQQVIAFLGAFHGRTMGALSLTASKPQQKRRFGPLVPGVTHIRYPDVYRGCEGGPQDAEKFALGCARYIEDKLFKTVLAPEEVAAIFVEPIQGEGGYVIAPTIFMQELRHICDKHGILLVVDEVQSGVGRTGKWWAVEHTGVHPDIVCSAKGIASGMPLGVVISKADVMDWVPGSHASTFGGNPVCIAAALATLDVIEKEGLLRNAKDVGDHMLKRMAAWPKKHKLVGDVRGRGLMVGVEIVKDQKTREYGNAERDRIVEQAFERGILFLGCGPNTVRISPPLVVTKDEADVAIDVLEESIAIVEKNA; from the coding sequence ATGACCACCAAAACTCTTACAATCGGCCCCAAGATCACGACCGCCCTCCCGGGCCCCAACGCCAAGCGCATTCTCGCGGGCGATGACAAGTACATTTCGCCGTCCTACACGCGTTCCTATCCGATGGTGGCCAAGCGGGGCCGCGGCATCGTGGTCGAAGACGTGGACGGCAACGAGTTTTTCGATTTCTCTGCCGGTATCGCCGTGACTTCCACCGGCCACTGCCATCCTGACGTCGTCGCCGCCATTCAGCAACAGGCGGGCGAACTGATCCACATGTCAGGCACCGACTTCTATTACGAGAGCATGGTGACGCTCGCCGAGCGGCTGTCGAAAATCGCACCCATGCCCGGGCCGCACAAGATCTACTACGGCAACTCGGGCACGGAAGCGGTCGAGTGCGCTCTGAAGCTGGCGCGCTATCACACCAAGCGCCAGCAGGTGATCGCCTTCCTTGGAGCCTTCCACGGGCGCACCATGGGCGCTCTTTCGCTGACCGCTTCCAAGCCGCAGCAGAAGCGCCGCTTTGGGCCGCTCGTGCCCGGCGTGACGCACATCCGCTATCCCGATGTGTATCGTGGCTGCGAGGGCGGACCGCAGGACGCCGAAAAATTCGCGCTCGGCTGCGCGCGCTACATTGAAGACAAGCTCTTCAAGACCGTTCTAGCTCCGGAAGAAGTGGCCGCCATCTTCGTCGAGCCGATTCAAGGCGAAGGCGGCTACGTCATCGCCCCAACCATTTTCATGCAGGAACTGCGCCACATCTGCGACAAGCACGGAATTCTGCTGGTCGTCGACGAAGTGCAGAGCGGCGTGGGCCGCACCGGCAAGTGGTGGGCGGTCGAGCACACGGGTGTTCATCCCGACATCGTGTGCAGCGCCAAAGGCATTGCTTCCGGTATGCCGCTCGGCGTCGTCATCAGCAAGGCCGACGTCATGGACTGGGTGCCCGGTTCGCATGCCTCGACCTTCGGCGGCAACCCGGTGTGCATTGCCGCGGCGCTGGCCACGCTCGACGTGATCGAGAAGGAAGGGCTGCTGCGGAATGCGAAGGACGTCGGCGACCACATGCTTAAGCGCATGGCCGCATGGCCGAAGAAGCACAAGCTCGTGGGCGACGTCCGAGGGCGCGGGCTCATGGTCGGCGTCGAGATCGTGAAAGATCAGAAGACGCGCGAATACGGGAACGCCGAGCGCGACCGCATCGTTGAGCAGGCATTCGAGCGCGGCATTCTCTTCCTGGGCTGCGGTCCGAATACGGTGCGCATCTCGCCACCGCTGGTCGTGACCAAAGACGAAGCCGACGTGGCCATCGATGTGCTCGAAGAATCGATTGCCATCGTCGAGAAGAACGCGTAA